In the genome of Nocardioides seonyuensis, one region contains:
- a CDS encoding AAA family ATPase has product MTISHEQADWFKTTFDQLTDNMEKAVLGKRHVVRLALTCLLSEGHILLEDFPGTGKTMLARALANTVQGSHARIQFTPDLLPSDVTGVTVYDQHKGTFEFHPGPIFHTIVLADEINRASPKTQSALLEVMEEGRVTVDGVAHPVGRPFLVIATQNPIEQAGTYRLPEAQLDRFLMKTAVGYPDRQATVELLNNAAVRDRAALVTPVITAATIAQMSELADQVYVDPAVVGYVAELAEESRRQPHVKLGLSPRGCLALVRVAKTWAAADGRDHVVPDDVKDLAEPVLSHRLLLDAEAQFSGVDVATVIGRLLDSVAPPTDRVGV; this is encoded by the coding sequence TTGACCATCTCCCACGAACAGGCCGACTGGTTCAAGACGACCTTCGACCAGCTCACCGACAACATGGAGAAGGCCGTCCTCGGCAAGCGGCACGTCGTACGCCTCGCCCTGACGTGCCTGCTGTCCGAGGGGCACATCCTCCTCGAGGACTTCCCGGGCACCGGCAAGACGATGCTGGCGCGGGCCTTGGCCAACACCGTGCAGGGCAGCCACGCCCGCATCCAGTTCACCCCTGACCTGCTGCCCTCCGACGTCACCGGCGTGACGGTCTACGACCAGCACAAGGGGACCTTCGAGTTCCACCCCGGGCCGATCTTCCACACGATCGTGCTGGCCGACGAGATCAACCGGGCGTCCCCCAAGACGCAGTCGGCGCTGCTCGAGGTCATGGAGGAGGGACGCGTCACCGTCGACGGAGTCGCCCACCCGGTCGGCAGGCCCTTCCTCGTCATCGCCACGCAGAACCCCATCGAGCAGGCAGGGACCTATCGCCTTCCCGAGGCGCAGCTCGACCGCTTCCTCATGAAGACCGCGGTCGGCTATCCCGACCGGCAGGCCACGGTGGAGCTGCTCAACAACGCCGCGGTGCGTGATCGTGCCGCCCTTGTGACCCCGGTCATCACCGCCGCGACGATCGCCCAGATGAGCGAGCTCGCCGACCAGGTCTACGTCGACCCGGCGGTGGTCGGCTACGTCGCCGAGCTGGCCGAAGAGTCCCGTCGTCAGCCCCACGTCAAGCTCGGCCTCTCTCCCCGAGGGTGCCTGGCCCTCGTCCGCGTGGCGAAGACGTGGGCTGCCGCCGATGGCCGCGACCACGTCGTGCCCGACGACGTCAAGGACCTGGCCGAGCCGGTGCTGTCCCACCGCCTGCTCCTGGACGCGGAGGCGCAGTTCAGCGGCGTCGACGTCGCGACCGTCATCGGTCGCCTCCTCGACTCCGTCGCGCCGCCGACCGACCGCGTGGGGGTCTGA
- a CDS encoding FHA domain-containing protein, which produces MLVEARYTPGPGVLVGSGARWVLVTDPGDERLLSRLWELVSTPQPLGTPVLDAVVALVESEATQAKDGAPVALAAVDLTPGTSTSTTLGTGRVSGTGQTHVLTLAEATDSPPGDDRRPLVAGVVGAVEVVLHAAQAPPLGAAGRPAVQVTEAPSAPTTGLIDGIPAEILAATGPDGPPPPRPRQQQPEWVSARDTGSSVDTTEPDPLFVQRIEDGGHTTIRAPHPLEDGTDDHDGSTVHRPAHLAHVSATTVLAVSCPLGHLTAPTDPVCRTCHQRVAPQEPRQVQRPTLGGLRLPTGEVVPLDRGVVLGRKPAPVEGSTDWPHLVHLPPAHSFVSRMHLHIELDGWDVLARDLDSRGGTTLAQPGREPLRMSPGEAYVLESGAVLDLAEVYAVRYETGPVSAR; this is translated from the coding sequence GTGCTCGTGGAGGCCAGGTACACACCGGGCCCTGGCGTGCTGGTCGGCAGCGGCGCGCGCTGGGTCCTGGTGACCGATCCGGGCGACGAGCGGCTCCTCTCACGACTCTGGGAGCTCGTCTCCACGCCGCAGCCTCTCGGGACGCCCGTGCTCGACGCAGTGGTGGCGCTGGTCGAGTCGGAGGCCACGCAGGCCAAGGACGGTGCACCCGTGGCGCTCGCCGCCGTCGACCTGACACCCGGCACCTCCACGTCCACCACTCTCGGCACCGGACGCGTGAGCGGGACGGGACAGACGCACGTGCTCACGCTCGCCGAAGCCACAGATTCCCCACCCGGCGACGACCGCCGACCGCTGGTCGCGGGGGTCGTCGGGGCAGTTGAGGTGGTCCTCCACGCGGCCCAGGCTCCGCCTCTCGGTGCTGCCGGCCGACCTGCGGTCCAGGTCACCGAGGCCCCCTCCGCGCCGACCACGGGGCTGATCGACGGGATCCCTGCGGAGATCCTCGCGGCGACCGGACCCGACGGGCCGCCGCCCCCGCGTCCACGCCAGCAGCAGCCGGAGTGGGTCTCCGCCCGGGACACCGGGTCGTCGGTCGACACGACCGAGCCGGACCCGCTCTTCGTGCAGCGGATCGAGGATGGTGGTCACACCACCATCCGCGCTCCCCACCCGCTCGAGGACGGGACGGACGACCACGACGGATCGACCGTGCACCGGCCCGCGCACCTCGCCCACGTCTCGGCCACGACGGTGCTCGCCGTCAGCTGTCCCCTCGGACACCTCACTGCCCCCACCGACCCTGTGTGCCGCACCTGCCACCAGCGAGTTGCGCCGCAGGAGCCGCGCCAGGTCCAGCGGCCCACCCTGGGAGGCCTCCGCCTGCCCACGGGCGAGGTCGTCCCGCTCGATCGTGGCGTGGTGCTGGGACGCAAGCCGGCCCCCGTCGAAGGCAGCACCGACTGGCCGCACCTGGTCCACCTGCCCCCTGCCCACTCCTTCGTCTCCCGGATGCACCTGCACATCGAGCTCGACGGCTGGGACGTCCTGGCCCGTGACCTCGACAGCCGTGGCGGCACCACCCTCGCGCAGCCCGGGCGGGAACCGCTCAGGATGAGCCCCGGAGAGGCCTACGTGCTGGAGTCCGGGGCCGTCCTCGACCTCGCCGAGGTCTACGCGGTCCGCTACGAGACCGGTCCGGTGTCCGCCCGGTGA
- a CDS encoding Ig-like domain-containing protein, with product MRRHRAALASGTALALATGLVVAYAVTADGYKAHRADLNDGGVWVVNNHLGVHGRINKPINQLDGVVYDEGPKLRLDVVQDGAAVVTLNRGSNRGRGVDPGLLEFADGGTVAVPAAGDVQMGGGTLATIDATTGKLWATRYDPQLGRPLVNTVDRQADETAEVGEAAALAVSTQGTVVATSGVEATVSRLSPAGDGLAKPEVQDLPRTAGSPTSVTTVGERVVTLDETSGQLAVLGGAATDVPEDSILQQPGPDAAEVLVATRSGLLSVDLDSGEQEEVASATGTPVEPVRLGACVYGAWSGGGGDVAQQCGSDPVRVNGLGGNATNLAFRVNRGEIVLNDATSGRVWDVQEDKPFKIDNWDSYTARKKVEDEQEQDEQDSRGDQRPPKAVDDAYGVRPARTTVLHPLDNDSAPAGRLLSIVSVDQPGGGSRVTIGPDGQTLQIQVPEEARPASFDYFIDDGRNLRAHATVRVQVRGEAENQQPAPREGYEPRQWHVPAGGSLSVPVLSDWRDDADGDALVLDSAVAVDAQANGAVARSTAEGRIRFTAPPRGGGVVKVDYGVSDGRSAPVTRTMLFEVQPVTDREGFPPVAEPDVVRGEVGKPIEIRPLANDLPGSDPTTPQAELALGGRIPDQADAEIRTDLESGAITFTSTKPGTYLLDYDAAYGNTPLSQSKIRVDVRPRPRRPEDPVAMPDTLMIYGQSPALVDVLANDLDPSGDLLVVQRAVADRAEQLDLAIVDGRWLRVAARGEFGSATQLVRYTVTNGQASVTGEVTVTQREQPADNTPITVTDRVVVRSGASVAAPVLDNDSSPSGDRLELRTDITERPGVLDVLAPRDYDGGPGAAFVAGRMVRFVAPVVKERETFEVPYAAVNAAGQSAPGRLLVTAVPASEPNSPPEPPTLEGRAVAGDVVTLRLRGSEVDPEGDPVAITGISSAPSFGRLLSTTANALVYQAYPGSAGTDEFEYAVVDTRGATSTGVARVAVVKPSSPQPPLAVDDELTVQPGRTATFDPLANDHVVAGEDPQIRLVNPTEGMELDADTGLVSVPAPESLDEPATQVVYSVSNGIDESRAVMTLRTSPDVENPPVVYDAYGKVQDSEAVSVDVLDGAYDPDGDAADIVVAEVYGDPASVSHTDKRVRATRTEDPQVIPFRVEDGQGTSATAQVFVPPTGHGLPFVRPGSLIEVESGESAKGRLSDHVENPAGGALRLTGRQGVHASPSQLQAQATGENTFEVRADAGYRGPGAVLVEVTTATDANGNEDAASSADGQTVLLSIPVQVGDDTPVLECPGTTIDLAPGESSQIDVQSLCKVWTQDPRDAAGLDYTAAWVTELEGLGVRPLGGSVFSVDATDASAGGGRAVLSLRAGDSDEAQLTFRVARAPQPRMLPIPVPDMRAGESRTIDLEPFLVPGVASPQPRVVSISQVSGDRSPASMSGSSITLRPSDDVEGRVVYRVVMSDVSSEDPPADRRAEGRVTFEVRGVPGAPTQVTPYPDDQTGEMRVGWYPPRDTGGSRITHYQVMELKTGDRQTCRQNECFFRGLKDGVRYRFKVRAHNAVDYGPWSETSREAFVDTRPSRVRNIRMVSRADKTIRIAWDKPASSTSKIVKYAISWSGGAGIEVAGDRDRVTIPGLDNNTTYVFSVQALNEIGWSDPRQSPVLQPLGTPAAPVDVSATDLSTGNAKTTVRVSWTGTSPEGPGPVVYTVYVSREGGSPREVPGCVRIQATSCNDARDYDGLDYTYTVRAQNSPSPEKPNTSPMSQGRLFEAVGKPAAWGNWSWTATGTSQEIQVSFTVPESRGQVSRVEILVNGSSVKTFANQTGSTTTRFEVGSNDAAWRVELRVCNEHAPTGCTTSPFQDVQSYGSLTSSLDDIPAAQVNGKNLSWLVTGTSNGNAAVLGISLNGGPEQMVRVNGVGRFSHQVTYTTEGYYESVSVRVRLYDDAPTGRGEDVSSRSDESGSPPPPSVNIGKGDSCMDGDEDQNNNCGDIIEPDCTNTSCAFVRYNVSGFLEDYSCTVSNSEYPLRSETNSHEGGTSASVQTDWYYDKGYVSITCSSGNGARDQRAQSGFDWPDPAP from the coding sequence GTGCGGCGGCACCGAGCCGCGCTCGCATCCGGTACCGCGCTGGCCCTGGCGACGGGGCTGGTCGTCGCCTACGCCGTCACGGCCGACGGCTACAAGGCCCACCGCGCCGACCTCAACGACGGAGGCGTGTGGGTGGTGAACAACCACCTCGGGGTGCACGGCCGCATCAACAAGCCCATCAACCAGCTCGACGGAGTCGTCTACGACGAAGGCCCCAAGCTCAGGCTCGACGTCGTCCAGGACGGTGCCGCCGTGGTGACGCTCAACCGGGGCTCCAACCGCGGACGAGGCGTGGATCCCGGCCTCCTGGAGTTCGCCGACGGCGGCACCGTCGCAGTGCCCGCCGCCGGGGACGTCCAGATGGGCGGCGGCACCCTCGCCACGATCGACGCGACCACGGGCAAGCTCTGGGCGACGCGCTACGACCCCCAACTGGGCAGGCCGCTGGTCAACACCGTCGACCGGCAGGCGGACGAGACCGCCGAGGTGGGCGAGGCAGCTGCGCTGGCGGTGAGCACGCAGGGCACCGTGGTCGCCACGTCCGGTGTCGAGGCGACGGTGTCCCGACTGAGTCCCGCGGGCGACGGTCTGGCGAAGCCGGAGGTCCAGGACCTCCCGCGAACGGCGGGGTCGCCGACCTCGGTGACGACGGTGGGTGAGCGGGTGGTGACGCTCGACGAGACCTCCGGGCAGCTGGCCGTCCTCGGCGGCGCCGCGACTGACGTCCCCGAGGACAGCATCCTGCAGCAGCCGGGGCCCGATGCCGCCGAGGTGCTCGTCGCCACGAGGTCCGGACTCCTGTCAGTCGACCTCGACAGCGGTGAGCAGGAGGAGGTGGCGTCGGCCACCGGCACGCCGGTCGAGCCCGTGCGGCTCGGCGCCTGCGTCTACGGCGCGTGGTCGGGCGGTGGGGGAGACGTGGCACAGCAGTGCGGCTCCGACCCGGTCCGGGTGAACGGGCTGGGGGGCAACGCCACCAACCTCGCCTTCCGGGTCAACCGGGGTGAGATCGTGCTCAACGACGCGACCAGTGGGCGGGTCTGGGACGTCCAGGAGGACAAGCCGTTCAAGATCGACAACTGGGACTCCTACACGGCCAGGAAGAAGGTCGAGGACGAGCAGGAGCAGGACGAGCAGGACAGCAGGGGTGACCAGCGGCCGCCGAAGGCGGTGGACGACGCCTACGGAGTCCGCCCCGCCCGCACCACCGTCCTGCACCCGCTCGACAACGACTCCGCCCCCGCGGGTCGCCTCCTGAGCATCGTCTCCGTGGACCAGCCCGGCGGTGGGTCGCGCGTCACCATCGGCCCCGACGGTCAGACCCTGCAGATCCAGGTGCCCGAGGAGGCCAGGCCGGCAAGCTTCGACTACTTCATCGACGACGGGCGCAACCTGCGCGCGCACGCCACGGTCCGCGTCCAGGTGCGCGGCGAGGCGGAGAACCAGCAGCCCGCGCCCCGCGAGGGCTACGAGCCGCGCCAGTGGCACGTGCCCGCGGGCGGCTCGCTCTCGGTGCCGGTTCTCAGCGACTGGCGCGACGACGCCGACGGCGACGCCCTGGTGCTGGACTCCGCCGTCGCGGTGGACGCCCAGGCCAACGGCGCGGTTGCCCGCTCCACCGCCGAGGGGCGGATCCGCTTCACGGCTCCGCCTCGGGGTGGTGGCGTGGTCAAGGTCGACTACGGGGTGAGCGACGGCCGCTCGGCACCGGTCACCCGAACCATGCTCTTCGAGGTCCAGCCGGTCACCGATCGTGAAGGCTTCCCCCCGGTGGCCGAGCCCGACGTGGTGCGTGGCGAGGTCGGCAAGCCGATCGAGATCAGGCCGCTGGCCAACGACCTGCCCGGATCCGATCCCACGACGCCCCAGGCCGAGCTGGCCCTGGGTGGCAGGATCCCCGACCAGGCTGACGCCGAGATCAGGACCGACCTCGAGAGCGGCGCGATCACCTTCACGTCCACGAAACCCGGCACCTACCTGCTCGACTACGACGCCGCCTACGGCAACACGCCGCTGTCCCAGAGCAAGATCCGCGTCGACGTGCGGCCGCGGCCCCGGCGACCGGAGGATCCGGTGGCGATGCCGGACACGCTCATGATCTACGGCCAGTCACCGGCGCTGGTCGACGTGCTCGCCAACGACCTGGATCCTTCGGGAGACCTGCTCGTGGTGCAGCGGGCCGTCGCAGACCGTGCCGAGCAGCTCGACCTCGCCATCGTCGACGGTCGCTGGCTGCGCGTCGCAGCGCGCGGCGAGTTCGGTTCCGCGACCCAGCTGGTCCGCTACACGGTCACCAACGGGCAGGCCAGCGTCACCGGCGAGGTGACGGTGACCCAGCGTGAGCAACCGGCGGACAACACGCCGATCACGGTGACCGACCGGGTCGTCGTACGCTCCGGGGCATCGGTTGCGGCGCCGGTGCTCGACAACGACTCCTCCCCCTCGGGTGACCGGCTCGAGCTGCGCACCGACATCACCGAGCGCCCCGGGGTGCTCGACGTGCTGGCCCCGCGCGACTACGACGGAGGGCCCGGGGCCGCTTTCGTCGCCGGGCGGATGGTGCGCTTCGTGGCACCCGTGGTCAAGGAGCGCGAGACCTTCGAGGTGCCCTATGCGGCCGTCAACGCCGCCGGGCAGTCGGCTCCGGGGCGGCTGCTGGTCACCGCGGTGCCGGCGAGCGAGCCGAACTCTCCTCCCGAGCCGCCGACCCTCGAGGGACGAGCAGTCGCGGGGGACGTCGTCACCCTGCGGCTGCGTGGCAGCGAGGTCGACCCCGAGGGCGACCCCGTCGCCATCACCGGCATCAGCAGTGCGCCGAGCTTCGGCCGGCTGCTCTCCACGACCGCCAATGCCCTCGTCTACCAGGCCTACCCGGGCTCCGCAGGGACCGATGAGTTCGAGTACGCCGTCGTGGACACCCGTGGTGCCACGTCGACCGGTGTGGCACGAGTGGCCGTCGTCAAGCCCTCGTCGCCCCAGCCGCCGCTGGCCGTCGACGACGAGCTCACGGTGCAGCCGGGGCGGACGGCGACGTTCGACCCGCTCGCCAACGACCACGTCGTCGCGGGCGAGGACCCCCAGATCCGGCTGGTCAACCCCACTGAGGGCATGGAGCTCGACGCAGACACGGGACTGGTCAGCGTCCCGGCGCCCGAGTCGCTCGACGAGCCCGCGACCCAGGTCGTCTACTCCGTCAGCAACGGCATCGACGAGTCGCGTGCCGTGATGACCCTGCGCACGTCCCCGGACGTCGAGAACCCGCCCGTCGTCTACGACGCCTACGGCAAGGTGCAGGACAGCGAGGCCGTGTCGGTCGACGTCCTCGACGGCGCCTACGACCCCGACGGCGACGCCGCGGACATCGTGGTGGCCGAGGTCTACGGCGACCCCGCGAGCGTCTCGCACACCGACAAGCGGGTCCGCGCGACGCGCACCGAGGATCCCCAGGTCATCCCGTTCCGCGTCGAGGACGGGCAGGGCACCTCGGCAACCGCGCAGGTCTTCGTGCCGCCCACAGGCCATGGCCTGCCCTTCGTCAGGCCGGGCTCCCTCATCGAGGTCGAGTCGGGCGAGTCGGCCAAGGGAAGGCTCTCCGACCACGTCGAGAATCCCGCCGGCGGCGCGCTCCGGCTCACCGGGCGCCAAGGAGTGCACGCCTCCCCGTCGCAGCTCCAGGCGCAGGCGACTGGCGAGAACACCTTCGAGGTGCGTGCCGACGCCGGCTACCGCGGCCCCGGCGCCGTGCTGGTCGAGGTCACGACTGCGACGGACGCCAACGGCAACGAGGACGCAGCCAGCTCTGCGGACGGCCAGACCGTGCTCCTCTCGATCCCCGTCCAGGTGGGAGACGACACCCCGGTGCTCGAGTGCCCCGGCACCACTATCGACCTGGCCCCGGGCGAGAGCAGCCAGATCGACGTGCAGTCGCTGTGCAAGGTCTGGACGCAGGATCCCCGAGATGCCGCGGGGCTCGACTACACCGCCGCATGGGTGACCGAGCTCGAGGGCCTGGGCGTCCGACCGCTCGGCGGATCAGTCTTCTCCGTCGATGCCACCGACGCCTCGGCCGGGGGAGGGCGCGCGGTCCTCTCGCTCCGGGCCGGTGACTCCGACGAGGCCCAGCTGACGTTCCGCGTGGCGAGGGCTCCCCAGCCGCGGATGCTGCCCATCCCGGTCCCCGACATGAGGGCCGGCGAGTCACGCACGATCGACCTGGAGCCGTTCCTCGTGCCGGGCGTGGCCTCACCCCAGCCCCGGGTGGTCTCGATCAGCCAGGTCAGCGGCGACCGCTCCCCGGCATCCATGTCGGGGTCCTCCATCACGTTGAGGCCGTCCGACGACGTCGAGGGGCGTGTCGTGTACCGCGTGGTGATGAGTGACGTCAGCTCGGAGGACCCCCCGGCCGACCGCAGGGCCGAGGGTCGCGTGACGTTCGAGGTGCGCGGTGTGCCCGGAGCCCCGACGCAGGTGACCCCCTACCCGGACGACCAGACGGGGGAGATGCGCGTCGGCTGGTACCCACCCCGTGACACCGGTGGCTCGCGGATCACGCACTACCAGGTGATGGAGCTGAAGACCGGCGATCGGCAGACCTGCCGGCAGAACGAGTGCTTCTTCCGTGGCCTCAAGGACGGCGTGCGCTACAGGTTCAAGGTGCGCGCGCACAACGCAGTCGACTACGGCCCGTGGAGCGAGACCTCGCGCGAGGCGTTCGTGGACACCCGGCCGAGCCGGGTGCGCAACATCCGCATGGTCTCGCGCGCCGACAAGACCATCCGGATCGCCTGGGACAAGCCGGCCTCCTCGACGTCGAAGATCGTGAAGTACGCCATCAGCTGGTCGGGCGGGGCCGGGATCGAGGTCGCCGGCGACCGTGATCGAGTCACGATCCCCGGCCTCGACAACAACACCACCTACGTCTTCTCGGTCCAGGCGCTCAACGAGATCGGGTGGTCCGATCCCCGGCAGTCGCCCGTGCTCCAGCCCCTCGGCACCCCGGCCGCGCCCGTCGACGTGTCCGCGACCGACCTCAGCACCGGCAACGCCAAGACGACCGTCCGGGTGAGCTGGACCGGCACCAGCCCCGAGGGCCCCGGGCCCGTGGTCTACACGGTCTACGTCAGCAGGGAGGGCGGCAGTCCGCGCGAGGTCCCCGGCTGCGTGCGGATCCAGGCGACGTCATGCAACGACGCCCGTGACTACGACGGTCTCGACTACACCTACACCGTGCGTGCCCAGAACTCTCCGAGCCCTGAGAAGCCCAACACCTCGCCGATGAGCCAGGGACGACTGTTCGAGGCGGTGGGCAAGCCGGCTGCCTGGGGCAACTGGTCGTGGACGGCGACCGGCACGAGCCAGGAGATCCAGGTCTCCTTCACGGTCCCGGAGTCGCGCGGGCAGGTGAGTCGTGTCGAGATCCTGGTCAACGGCTCCAGCGTCAAGACATTCGCCAACCAGACGGGAAGCACGACCACGCGCTTCGAGGTCGGCAGCAACGACGCGGCCTGGCGCGTCGAGCTGCGCGTCTGCAACGAGCACGCCCCGACCGGTTGCACCACGAGTCCCTTCCAGGACGTGCAGAGCTACGGAAGCCTCACCAGCTCACTGGACGACATCCCGGCCGCGCAGGTCAACGGCAAGAACCTCTCCTGGCTGGTCACGGGCACGAGCAACGGCAATGCCGCGGTCCTCGGCATCTCCCTCAACGGTGGCCCGGAGCAGATGGTCAGGGTCAACGGCGTGGGGAGGTTCTCGCACCAGGTGACCTACACGACCGAGGGCTACTACGAGTCGGTCTCGGTCAGGGTGCGCCTCTACGACGACGCGCCCACGGGCCGCGGCGAGGACGTCTCCTCGCGCAGCGACGAGTCCGGATCGCCGCCACCACCGTCCGTCAACATCGGCAAGGGCGATTCCTGCATGGACGGGGACGAGGACCAGAACAACAACTGCGGCGACATCATCGAGCCGGACTGCACGAACACGTCCTGCGCGTTCGTCAGGTACAACGTCTCCGGCTTCCTCGAGGACTACTCCTGCACGGTGAGCAACAGCGAGTACCCCCTACGCAGCGAGACCAACTCCCACGAGGGCGGGACGAGCGCTTCCGTGCAGACCGATTGGTACTACGACAAGGGCTACGTGTCCATCACGTGCTCCTCGGGCAACGGCGCTCGCGACCAGCGGGCGCAGTCCGGCTTCGACTGGCCCGACCCGGCTCCATGA
- a CDS encoding DUF58 domain-containing protein, with translation MEAVLERLRPGLEIVRPTGWIVLGLGLGAAVLAAVAHWREIAVLATACAALLALGVPFLLGRTSVRVDLRLEPERVAAGDSVVAGVVVTNTASGRLLPTTLEVPVGSSVHRYGIGSLAAGASHEESFTIRTERRGVIPVGPAITRRGDPVGLFSRDMEWTPLREVLVRPPLLPLDSLGAGLLRDLEGVSTDAVSQSDLAFHALREYAPGDDLRHIHWRSSAKVMASTGESSLLVRQYLDTRRSHATIVVDDRAEAWPDADEFESAMSVAASIAVRAVLDEFDVSFVCGSHSSTGASGHTALDAVCRADFGDVGIVDAAQRATDVAPETSLVFLVAGAATGFTDVLRAAAVFPPEVRRYAILVEPDGTSRISEAGGLPVMHLAAKEDLGGLLSWSVR, from the coding sequence ATGGAGGCAGTCCTCGAACGGCTGAGGCCAGGGCTCGAGATCGTCCGCCCCACGGGCTGGATCGTTCTCGGCCTCGGTCTCGGCGCTGCGGTGCTCGCGGCCGTGGCCCACTGGCGCGAGATCGCCGTGCTGGCCACCGCGTGCGCAGCCCTGCTCGCGCTCGGTGTGCCGTTCCTGCTCGGCCGCACCTCGGTGCGCGTGGACCTGCGGCTGGAGCCCGAGCGGGTGGCCGCCGGCGACTCGGTCGTGGCCGGCGTCGTGGTGACCAACACCGCCTCGGGGCGGTTGCTGCCGACCACGCTGGAGGTGCCGGTCGGGTCGTCCGTCCACCGCTACGGCATCGGGTCCCTGGCAGCCGGGGCCTCGCACGAGGAGTCGTTCACGATCCGCACCGAGCGGCGCGGAGTCATCCCGGTTGGCCCGGCGATCACCCGGCGCGGCGATCCGGTGGGCCTGTTCTCGCGTGACATGGAGTGGACTCCGCTGCGCGAGGTGCTGGTGCGTCCGCCGCTCCTCCCGCTCGACTCGTTGGGGGCCGGCCTGCTCCGGGACCTCGAGGGTGTCTCGACCGACGCTGTCTCCCAGAGCGACCTCGCCTTCCATGCTCTGCGCGAGTACGCCCCCGGCGACGACCTCCGGCACATCCACTGGCGCTCCTCGGCGAAGGTGATGGCCTCGACCGGCGAGTCCAGCCTGCTCGTGCGCCAGTACCTCGACACGCGCCGCAGCCACGCCACGATCGTCGTGGACGACCGGGCGGAGGCCTGGCCCGATGCCGACGAGTTCGAGTCCGCCATGTCGGTGGCCGCGTCGATCGCCGTGCGAGCAGTGCTCGACGAGTTCGACGTCTCCTTCGTGTGCGGCAGCCACTCCTCGACCGGGGCCTCGGGGCACACCGCCCTCGACGCCGTGTGCCGGGCGGACTTCGGCGACGTGGGCATCGTCGACGCCGCCCAGCGGGCCACCGACGTGGCCCCCGAGACGAGCCTCGTCTTCCTCGTGGCAGGGGCCGCCACCGGGTTCACCGACGTCCTGCGCGCAGCTGCGGTGTTCCCGCCCGAGGTGCGCCGCTACGCCATCCTGGTCGAGCCCGACGGCACCAGCCGGATCAGCGAGGCCGGCGGCCTTCCGGTCATGCACCTCGCCGCCAAGGAGGACCTCGGCGGCCTCCTCTCCTGGAGCGTGCGTTGA
- a CDS encoding serine/threonine-protein kinase → MSAPSIPGLHFIEHLGSGGFADVFLYEQEWPRQRVAVKVVRPDVPLTTREKQLFAAEANSMARLADHPYIVSVITAGITQDGRPYLVMRYCPPPDLGIRVRSNPMPVVDAVSTGIKLASAIETAHRSGIIHRDIKPSNVLVTTYHEPALTDFGIAGHLADVESDQDVRISYPWSPPELLDGRSNGSVASDVYSLGATIWHLLVGRSPFSIPAGDNSTRALSARILHAPPPATQRPDVPPALDRLLQQCLAKRPEHRPQSALELARALQRIEAAARWPRTSVAVEGDLPDASVAARGDDEAPPEDATVMKAVKVISASAPRQVSVDPSTEATDEGTRSGIAGAVWAVVGVVVLAVLVGFLVLGEDGDRPDPGVGTLPTESRTPEDLIPDVLSRSPSLSGTRTPRGVVFRWRSPEPLEPGDRWLWRRDSGAFERTTKRELLVREPGQVCLEVSLERGNDLSPSARECVA, encoded by the coding sequence GTGAGCGCGCCGAGCATCCCGGGTCTCCACTTCATCGAGCACCTCGGCAGCGGCGGCTTCGCTGACGTCTTCCTCTACGAGCAGGAGTGGCCGCGACAGCGGGTCGCGGTCAAGGTGGTCCGTCCCGACGTCCCCCTGACCACTCGTGAGAAGCAGCTCTTCGCAGCCGAGGCCAACTCCATGGCCCGACTCGCCGATCATCCCTACATCGTCTCCGTGATCACGGCGGGCATCACCCAGGACGGTCGCCCCTACCTCGTCATGCGCTACTGCCCGCCGCCAGACCTCGGCATCCGGGTCCGGTCCAACCCGATGCCCGTGGTGGACGCCGTGTCCACCGGCATCAAGCTCGCGAGCGCGATCGAGACCGCACACCGGTCGGGCATCATCCACCGCGACATCAAGCCCAGCAACGTCCTGGTCACGACCTACCACGAGCCCGCGCTCACCGACTTCGGCATCGCCGGCCACCTCGCCGACGTCGAGAGCGACCAGGACGTTCGCATCTCCTACCCGTGGTCGCCGCCGGAGCTGCTCGACGGTCGCTCCAACGGCTCGGTCGCCTCCGACGTCTACTCCCTCGGCGCCACGATCTGGCACCTCCTCGTCGGGCGGTCCCCGTTCTCGATCCCCGCCGGCGACAACTCCACCCGGGCCCTCAGCGCACGCATCCTGCACGCTCCCCCGCCCGCGACGCAGCGACCCGACGTGCCGCCAGCGCTCGACCGGCTGCTCCAGCAGTGCCTGGCCAAGCGCCCCGAGCACCGTCCACAGAGTGCGCTGGAGCTCGCTCGGGCGCTCCAGCGGATCGAGGCCGCCGCGCGCTGGCCGCGTACCTCGGTCGCCGTGGAGGGCGACCTGCCCGACGCGTCGGTGGCTGCCCGAGGAGACGACGAGGCCCCGCCCGAGGACGCCACCGTCATGAAGGCCGTCAAGGTCATCTCCGCGTCCGCTCCCCGTCAGGTCAGCGTCGACCCCTCCACCGAAGCCACCGACGAGGGGACGAGATCGGGGATCGCCGGCGCCGTGTGGGCCGTGGTCGGCGTCGTGGTGCTGGCCGTGCTGGTCGGATTCCTCGTCCTGGGCGAGGACGGCGACCGCCCGGACCCCGGCGTCGGGACACTCCCGACCGAGTCCCGGACGCCGGAGGACCTGATCCCCGACGTACTGTCCCGCTCACCCAGCCTCTCCGGCACCCGGACCCCTCGAGGAGTCGTCTTCAGATGGAGGAGTCCCGAGCCGCTGGAACCGGGCGACCGCTGGCTGTGGCGTCGGGACTCCGGCGCGTTCGAACGCACCACCAAGCGTGAGCTCCTCGTGCGCGAGCCCGGTCAGGTGTGCCTCGAGGTCTCCCTCGAACGCGGCAACGACCTGTCGCCGAGCGCCCGCGAGTGCGTGGCCTGA